Proteins co-encoded in one Stomoxys calcitrans chromosome 5, idStoCalc2.1, whole genome shotgun sequence genomic window:
- the LOC106090797 gene encoding DNA polymerase epsilon subunit 2 produces MDDLAKLKKKITTSFKLSGFLIRSENSIFLAEQLAPFDENEREKWLTIITENLQNQRLKSTHVERAALEKAINEINRVGLDEGESVFSVIDAFSVPRYVYNKQNKKFELDTEHRSILAKTTMKSSQMKQRYEMLLQKTLRHELFAPAVIENGVSAESRVKKFKLLYCENLLANSAVEEAVVLGLLTQLKEGKFFIEDPTGSVELDLSGAKFHAGFFCEGCFVLAEGSYAGGVLKVDGLGFPPAEPATSSRAFFGTQNSWGGESSKLLKYSARLQELERSNTEATIVFLSDVRLDIPVVMEKLRMLFVGYDSCPPVAIVLMGPFAASERQHHALKQHLNALGALANGCEQLKKQTELILIPSSEDPSGPNIFPRSPIPKTLAAGLLKVWPRTRLATNPCRLQYCTQQIVVCRLDLMAKFCRNTLHFPPDTSKIEQHFARTLICQGHLTPIHPIAMPVHWDYDAALWLYPLPDLIVIGDSCQSFQTSQHGCTVLNTGSFVKSKFSFKVYIPHNKTIEDSEIPDNMDE; encoded by the exons ATggacgatttggctaaactgaAAAAGAAGATCACTACTTCGTTCAAATTAAGTGGATTTTTGATACGTTCCGAAAATAGCATCTTCCTGGCCGAACAATTGGCTCCCTTCGATGAGAATGAACGCGAAAAATGGCTTACAATCATTACCGAGAATCTGCAGAATCAACGTTTGAAATCGACCCATGTGGAAAGAGCCGCTTTGGAAAAGGCCATCAATGAGATCAATCGAGTTGGTTTGGATGAGGGAGAGAGTGTTTTCTCGGTCATAGATGCCTTCTCTGTGCCTCGGTATGTTTAtaacaagcaaaacaaaaaatttgaattggatACAGAACATCGCTCGATATTGGCAAAGACTACTATGAAATCGTCACAAATGAAGCAGCGTTATGAGATGCTGTTGCAGAAGACTCTTAGACATGAATTGTTTGCCCCAGCGGTAATTGAAAATGGTGTCTCAGCCGAGAGCAGAGTCAAAAAGTTCAAATTACTTTATTGCGAGAATCTATTGGCCAATTCAGCCGTGgaggaggcggtcgttctggGCCTGCTAACCCAACTGAAGGAGGGCAAGTTCTTCATAGAGGATCCCACGGGAAGTGTAGAGTTGGATTTAAGTGGCGCCAAATTTCATGCTGGTTTCTTTTGTGAGGGTTGTTTCGTTTTGGCTGAAGGGTCCTATGCTGGGGGAGTCTTGAAGG TTGATGGCCTAGGCTTTCCACCTGCTGAACCTGCCACTAGCAGTCGTGCCTTCTTTGGCACCCAAAACAGCTGGGGCGGCGAATCATCAAAACTACTTAAATATTCAGCTAGACTACAGGAACTGGAAAGATCTAATACTGAAGCTACCATAGTATTTTTATCTGATGTTCGTTTAGATATACCTGTGGTAATGGAAAAACTTAGAATGCTTTTTGTAGGCTACGATTCTTGTCCGCCTGTAGCTATAGTCCTGATGGGTCCCTTCGCAGCGTCTGAGAGACAACATCATGCCCTTAAGCAACATCTTAACGCATTGGGAGCTCTGGCCAATGGCTGCGAACAATTGAAAAAACAAACTGAACTAATACTTATACCCTCAAGTGAAGATCCTTCGGgtccaaatatttttccacGTTCCCCTATACCGAAGACCCTGGCAGCCGGTCTGCTTAAAGTTTGGCCTCGCACCCGTCTGGCAACGAATCCTTGTCGTTTACAATATTGTACTCAACAAATAGTAGTATGCCGTCTCGATTTAATGGCCAAATTTTGTCGCAATACCCTGCATTTCCCTCCAGATACCTCAAAGATTGAACAGCACTTTGCACGCACCCTAATATGTCAAGGACATCTGACACCTATACATCCCATCGCTATGCCTGTTCACTGGGACTATGATGCGGCCTTGTGGTTGTATCCCTTGCCCGATTTAATTGTTATAGGAGACTCTTGCCAGAGTTTTCAAACTTCACAGCACGGTTGTACGGTATTGAATACAGGATCATTTgtcaaatcgaaattttctttcaaagtCTACATACCGCACAATAAAACTATCGAAGACTCGGAAATACCGGACAATATGGATGAATAG
- the LOC106090799 gene encoding small ribosomal subunit protein uS15m — translation MNQITPILRTSANLVNRQVVRQYAFKSDLKIKWVRPEKISCIRPEKSGDCSKLPAVNSKELMLGFNKSKELETADDTVKSLFELGNNPNFHTSRYYSDQLIKEVQRHQLDYGSMEAKLAGMTVFIRRYQQYMEEHPRDKKRKVMLKEMIEKRKKFLKYLRRWDYRRFEWILEKLDLVYKPPPAKFHWITRKESLQKLTDIHCENLKQQKLAEYRKTLEEQQIPFLEDAIKKMQFVRQEQLDLGIPVTITEEDIAEHKNKLIELKQFRDETKAAIKTTNI, via the exons ATGAACCAGATAACTCCAATTCTTCGTACAAGTGCAAATTTAGTCAATCGCCAAGTGGTCAGACAATATGCATTTAAAtcggatttaaaaataaaatgggtACGTCCCGAGAAAATCTCTTGCATACGTCCAGAGAAGAGTGGGGACTGTTCCAAGTTGCCGGCGGTAAATTCTAAAGAATTGATGCTGGGTTTCAACAAATCCAAGGAATTGGAAAC tgCTGATGATACTGTTAAATCCCTATTTGAGTTGGGTAACAATCCAAACTTTCACACTTCCAGGTATTATAGTGATCAATTGATTAAAGAAGTCCAAAGACATCAACTTGACTATGGATCTATGGAAGCAAAAT tggCCGGCATGACAGTTTTTATTAGACGCTATCAACAATATATGGAAGAACACCCTCGAGATAAGAAACGCAAAGTCATGCTTAAAGAAATGATtgaaaaacgcaaaaaattcCTGAAATATTTGCGTCGTTGGGACTACAGGCGTTTCGAATGGATATTGGAAAAATTGGATTTGGTTTATAAACCTCCGCCAGCCAAATTCCATTGGATAACACGCAAAGAATCATTGCAAAAGCTAACTGATATccactgtgaaaatttgaaacagcaaaaattaGCAGAATATCGTAAAACGCTGGAAGAACAACAGATTCCATTTTTAGAGGATGCTATTAAGAAAATGCAGTTTGTACGCCAAGAGCAACTTGATTTGGGAATTCCCGTGACCATAACAGAAGAGGACATAGCCGAACACAAAAATAAACTCATCGAACTGAAACAATTCAGGGACGAAACTAAAGCCGCAATTAAAACTACAAACATTTAA
- the LOC106090800 gene encoding large ribosomal subunit protein mL52 has translation MIRITNNAGKLMNIGFTRSVSCTTKLSIDQRWREEKGLPANPNAYGPLSNLPDYTYLDGRATPMGSNQRKRIVKQQEIAAKIVTLNKELDMAKQRFQHLKQKEQEDRQKVMQAKLKPKGKLLLTKQAK, from the exons atgatCAGAATAACAAACAATGCAGGAAAATTAATGAATATTGGCTTCA CACGCAGTGTGTCATGTACAACGAAGCTGTCCATTGACCAGAGGTGGCGTGAAGAAAAAGGTTTGCCGGCCAATCCCAATGCCTATGGACCTCTTTCAAACTTGCCCGACTACACATATCTGGATGGCAGAGCTACACCTATGGGA TCCAATCAGAGAAAACGCATAGTGAAACAACAGGAAATAGCAGCCAAGATTGTTACACTCAACAAGGAATTGGATATGGCCAAACAGAGATTCCAGCATTTGAAGCAAAAGGAACAGGAGGACCGCCAAAAGGTTATGCAAGCTAAACTGAAACCCAAAGGCAAGCTGTTGTTGACGAAACAAGCAAAGTAA